From a region of the Castanea sativa cultivar Marrone di Chiusa Pesio chromosome 10, ASM4071231v1 genome:
- the LOC142612161 gene encoding uncharacterized protein LOC142612161: MRSINDEEFVEYIQHIGDGNEPFIVNNLIKPPPSMAMQWEGQHSIYNLIDQVFPSLQEHANDTRYMVDRVLLTPINDDVEQLNAKIISQIQGDEYTLHSFDEVEGDTQYLYQQEFLNSISPGGLPPHILRLKKSAPIMLSRNIDPKVGLCNGTRLICRGCFNNVIDA, encoded by the coding sequence ATGAGGTCTATCAACGATGAAGAGTTTGTTGAGTATATACAACACATTGGTGATGGGAATGAACCATTTATAGTGAATAATTTGATTAAACCACCCCCTTCAATGGCAATGCAATGGGAGGGTCAACATTCTATATACAACTTGATTGATCAAGTTTTTCCAAGTTTGCAAGAACATGCCAATGATACAAGGTATATGGTTGATAGGGTTTTGCTAACACCTATAAATGATGATGTTGAACAGCTTAATGCAAAGATAATTTCTCAGATCCAAGGAGATGAGTATACGTTACATTCTTTTGATGAGGTTGAAGGAGATACACAATATCTATATCAACAAGAATTCCTAAATTCTATATCTCCAGGGGGTTTACCACCACATATATTAAGGCTAAAAAAGAGTGCTCCAATTATGTTATCGCGCAATATAGATCCAAAAGTCGGATTATGTAATGGTACAAGATTGATATGCCGTGGATGTTTTAACAACGTAATTGACGCTTAA
- the LOC142612162 gene encoding uncharacterized protein LOC142612162 yields MIAIDHKESMIFFIDGPGRTGKTFLYHTILATLRKAGHIAIATATSGIAVTLIPGGRTTHSRFKIPLTPDPSSTCSISKQSDLAELIRRATIIIWDEAPMVNRRAVESLDRTFKDIIEVNLPFGGKVLILGGDFRQVLPVVPKGTKAEMIDACKSPL; encoded by the coding sequence ATGATAGCTATTGATCATAAGGAAAGCATGATATTCTTCATCGATGGGCCAGGGAGAACtggaaaaacatttttgtaTCACACAATATTGGCAACCTTGAGAAAAGCCGGTCACATTGCAATTGCCACAGCTACATCTGGCATAGCAGTAACATTAATCCCTGGTGGAAGAACAACACATTCTAGGTTTAAGATTCCTTTAACTCCCGATCCTTCATCTACTTGCtcaataagtaaacaatcagaCTTAGCTGAACTTATTAGACGTGCTACCATAATTATTTGGGATGAAGCCCCAATGGTAAATCGACGTGCAGTCGAATCTTTAGATAGAACATTTAAAGATATTATAGAAGTAAATTTACCTTTTGGTGGGAAGGTGCTAATTTTGGGTGGAGATTTTCGTCAAGTACTTCCGGTTGTTCCGAAGGGTACAAAGGCAGAAATGATTGATGCATGCAAGTCCCCATTATGA